DNA sequence from the Phyllopteryx taeniolatus isolate TA_2022b chromosome 14, UOR_Ptae_1.2, whole genome shotgun sequence genome:
GATAATGCAAAATTGTTATAGTTGCGTGTCTTGAACCACCTTCCTTCCTAAATATTACTTCCGGGTTTTGGGGTCATTTCCCACAGAAAGACTTCATCCCCCATGATGCACTTCGAGGTGACGTGCAATGAAGCGCGTTCACATCTGAAGTTAACCAGCTTTCTCAAGCATTTCATACTGATGTCGCGTTCGCCATGCCGTGCGAGGAAGACTCGTCGCTGCTCTTTCTCATTGTACAATATTTAAAGATCAAAGGCTTGCGGGCCGCCGCTGACGTGCTGGAGGAACATGTAAGCCAGGTAaccaacattttaaatgtcgCATCatacttgacattttttaatatcCGCTTTGCGTGTGTACCAGCTCctctcatttgtttttcatggcTGACCGGCCACGAAgaaagggaggaaaaaattcgaaataaatgtgaatgcaaGGTTTAAAAGTGGGCTTATTCAGGCTTTGTGGAAGGAAAAGAACACGCTGTACGGTTGGAGGTGTACATGTGCCACTTAATGAGAGCAGCCTGCTGCCCCTCAGAGGCTCAACCCCTCACAGCTAATGCTAACATTGCTAAGTTTGACCAAGACACATTCCATGTTGGGCCGTGAAATATATGTTTATTGTAagcacacatttttcataaaGTCTCATTTAATAGACAGTACTGTGTTGTCTATTTTTACCTTTGTGTACAGCAAGAAATATTTGTTATTCcatgatattttttattatttatatatatatatatgataggagaagcggctcagaaaatggatggatatatatatatatatatatatatatatatatatatatatatatatatatatatataacttaatcaaagttttttttaacatgacatAGGATGTTTTATCTactttgtatatttatgtaagCCCacctatttttatattatttgtattacagTATTGATTTTTACCCATGTGTACggcaatacattttttatgtctgtgatttttacttttttttaataagataacctttattagacATGCATTGTGAGACTTTTTAATATGATTTGATGTATAGTAAGACTTaaaaaagaggattttttttaacctgatgtaataaaatattttaaaaatatgacatgtaaaagattttttttaacctgatgtaataaaatattttaaaatatgaaaagacAATTCTTAACCTGATGATGTTTagtatgcatttaaaaaaaaaaatcaattatcaATGACAACTCTTGTGCAACACAGCTTgatgtcgaccaataggattgcgtattgggactggcgcatcgcctcccatgcttgccgttgtcaacgtTGCCGTTGTTGTTGTCCTCACCTATTCATGAGcccaaaccaatgtttactgagGCTGAGGTTTTGACAGGATGTATATACAAGACTTTTAAATATATGATATGAGTTATAGAAACATTTTTTAACCCGACGATGTAGTAAGACATGATTCATTATATGATGTATAATAAAACTGTTTTATCTGACTTATTTTATAGGCATTTTCAATATAACATGAGGCAtagtatgacttttttttttttacatgtatagaattttttttaccttagttgtttagtttgtcattttttaaaacatgattcATAGTGAGTCTTTTTTTAACATGTCTTATGTTTACCACATGAGCACATTAGAATTTTCTCTTCAAATGTAAGACCACGccaatgtgtttttgtgcaggTGGAGATGTCAAACGTGAGCTTGAACCTACAAGACATCTACAAAGGATGGCTGAAGTAAATACCACCTGTCTGGAAAAGCACACAGGGGCGGGAACTGTTCTTACATGCCCCAAAACACTTGACTTGTCATCAAAATGTCTGCTGCCATTAAGTGCACCACAAATTTATAGTATTGTGCTTAATACTTTGCTAAAAAGTGCTCCAGTGGTGACATGCTACGAAGCAATGGATTGAGAGTTTATattctggtgtgtgcgtgtgtgtacataGGATGTGCTCGCCACATGCCGATCAGCCGGCCAGTGGCTCCGATGCGCCCAACGAGGTTGAATCTGAAGTGGGCGCTGACGAGAGACCCCCAGAAGACAACAACACGAATGCCGAAGCTGTGCTAGGTAAGTTCTGTCTTTTTATGGTCtcctttgtgttttgtttgggaAGTTTACCTTTCGATTTAGCCTTGAAGTCAGAAGGCGTGGAAGGCACCAACGGCCAGGCTCACAATGGCTGCGACTCACTGCAACCTGAAGAGGaagaacaaacacaacaagAGGTAAAGAAAGTACCCAAAATATGACAGATACTGTATTGATATAAATATGATGGAGTATACTGAAAGCACAATAATTATTGTTCATTGATTTCATGTTTTGTATTGGAGTTCATGACGTTGTGCACCCTAATGATGTGGCCAGTGAATGTATAGCGATACATTCGGGATACAATGAGATAGAATATCGATATTGTTTCCATCTGTTGTTACACTTCATGAAAATGTTATCTAAGTTCTTTAAAATAGCTTATCTGTATTTGGAAAGTTCCAGTTTTAAAAAATCTATCTGGGGATGTATTGTATCGTTAAATCTTACATTATCAATTGATCGACTATTGGTATTGTTGCTGTCCAAagtcacatttaaacaaatatttgtattcattcgaTAAGTGCTGTAAAATTTCAATACTGGGATGGATGTTACTGTTAAATCTTACAGGATATTATCAATCAAATGGGATCAGATATTGATATTGTCGCTGTCCAATGTCACTCTTGCAAATCAACATTTTGACTTTGAAATTCCATTAAACATCGTTATTGGGATGTAGCCTATCATTAGCGCTTATGATACGTTTTCGATACTACCGGATCAAATGTGTTATTGTCGCAGTCAGACGTCAATATTTGTGAAAATTTAGATTTATTCCGTCACTTGGATAAAATATCGAAATCTGgatgtatgattattttttttaatttttcatgaTAGGTTATGGGTAGAACTGGATCAAATATCCATATTGTCGCTGTCTGTCACTCAAGATGAAAAATTGGACTTATTCCAAATTGCAAAAACTCCTGTATTGTGACACTCCCCGTGTTGTGATACCGTCCTTATTGtgatatcaaaatgtcatgagTCCCGCTGCGATCCCCAGCCCCAAAGTGAATGCTGACTGTGCACAAATGCTCAAATAACTGGGTTCATCAGGCGGAAGCGGCCGAGCCATAAAGTTCCATGTTCCGTTTGGTTGCACACGCATAGCTCCGCTCCACTGGCCGTGATAAtgtagtgtgtgcatgtgtcagtGAACCGCGACACTTTCACACACGTCTGTCTCGGCCGTTTCCACTGCTGGAAGACGGATGATCTCCTCTGTGTCTCCACAGATTATTGCCAGATTATTGCCACCAATTGTCACGTCACAGCAAGTGCCACCATTCACCATAAATTCACGTCGCTAACTCGGTGCTTTTTTTTCACGCTTTTGTGTAGCACACTGGTGTCATGCTTTGTCACACACTCTGTGCTTCTTGTTCAAGGTTTTTTGCAGCAAACTTTCACTGTGTGCTTCATTTTCAGTGTTTGTGCAGTAAACAAAAGGGAAATTAAACCAGAAACCTAGTGGTTATTAAGGGAGCAGTGAGTGTTAACTTGGCCTTTGTCGTCGTCAACGTCTTCTTCCAGCAGCCAGAAGTTGTCATGGATGTCAAAGGTGAAACCTCTGGCACGTTGAAGTCGAATCCCCATCAAATAGAGGCCACGCCCAGCCCAAAGGAAGCAACCAATGATTGTTCAGACGATGATGGCAACACCGGGTCGcaagaaaacagaattggcTTGATTGCTCAAGTAGAAATGTTTTGTGCCAATAAGCAACAGGCAGAGGTCGATGTCCTGCCTGCTGCAGGTATGAGCTGCCAATCATGCAGTGACAaagaaaccacacacacacgcacgtgcgcaCAGTCCTCTTTGGCACTTCGGTGCTGAGACTCTCGAGCGGCTGTGAAGACGCCTCCTTTTTAAAGTCGATAATTTCAAATGactgtgactttattctcgcaATATTATGCTTTTGTCTTAAAAAAGGAGAGTTGATTCtctaaaaaattacttttgttttcttatGATACAAACTTCGTTCACTTCCTCttgtaaaattctgactttattcttgtaatattttgccattttctccACAAAGTAATACTTTCCTCTCGTaagaatgactttttttcttatacACGCAATATAAAGTATACAATATACAACTATTTATTCCTTGACTTCCCTTCATAAATATTACGAAATTCACACTACCCTGAAAAAAATATAGCTTTATCCTCAAAGATTATTCACTTAagattcaaactttttttttttaaatacaactttacTGTTGCAATATCACaccttttttctacaaaaatatGGCTTTATTCTCAAAAAGATACTTTATTCTCgctactttttttcttgaacaaatGCGACCTATCATTCTTTCAATTCTCAAAAAAATGACTACTGTTTCAATGTTATgccttttttctcccaaaaaatatGATTATATTCTTGAAAAAGCCCAACTTTGTCAGTAAATACGACTTTGAATATATTGTCAGGAAAATGACTTCTTgtgaaaatacaactttattcttagaAAAATACCACTTAATTCTCTTACCTTTGAGTCCCCCCCAAATAAAACCAATACAACTATTCATTCCTTCACATGGGCATCATGTTCAGCCGCCGATGTCACGACTGAGCGCGACAAAGAAGAGGTCGTCAAGGTAACGCACACTTCGTACCATGTAAACAAAGCAATATTGAAGTTGTGGTGTTGACTTGCgcatgtttataaaaaaaaaaaaaaaaaaaaaaggaggccaGTGACCTCACCACACAGTTGGAGCGGGAGGACAACCAGACGAGGGTGCTGGAGGCTCCCAATGAtggtaaacaacaacaactttgttGTATGGACATgataacatttgtatttaaaattctTTATTTACGTGGGATAAACCCCTAACATTTTTTAGGCACAATGGCTGTGGAGGGGCGAGACCACCTGGACGTCGCCATCACCCTCAACTTCGAGGTCGGTGAGCCCAACGCTTGTCTCTCTGAAGAAGCTGCAATttccaagaagaagaaaacgaagaagaaaaaaacagctcctGAGGAGGATCAGAAAACGGAGCAGAACAGTCTTCCAAAAAACAAGAAAGGCCAGAAGAGGAAgaatgaggaagaggagcagcaAGAAGTGGGGGATGGTGAGGGTGCAtcagtgaagaagaagaagaaaaagaggaggCGGCGGGAGAAGGGTCGGTGGAAGGAGGAGGTGCCGTCTGATGGAGTAACGGGGGGCAATGCAGAGCCACAAAAGAAGCTGACGGCACAAGGTAGAAAAATGAAAAGCTTATTTTACGTAGGAATATTAgtaggaggcggcacggtgtacgactggttagagcgtctgcctcacagttctgaggaccggggttcaatccctgtccccgcctgtgtggagtttacatgttctccccgtgcctgcgtgggttttctccgggcactccagtttcctcccacatcccaaaaacatgaattggaaactctaaattgcccgtaggtgtgaatgtgagtgcgaatggttgtttgtttgtatgtgccctgcgattggctggcaaccagttcagggtgtaccccgcctcctgcccgttgttggctgggataggctccagcacgcccgcgaccctcgtgaggagaagcggctcagaaaatggatggatgaatattagtAGAAATATtcacattgaaaagaaaaataattgtaatacaagaacaaagcagtttttttttcaggaaaaattacttaatcaaaaaaatagaaaaaaaatttactctTGAAAAcatgactatttttcaaaaagaaatattGTATTATTCTTCAAAAATGCTAATTCATGCAAAATTACCATATTGAAACTATACAGCTTTATtccttaaaaaaagacttatTGTAGAAAATAAAACGACTTAATGTTcggaaaaatatgactattcATGAAAAGAACACAACTTTATTGttgaaaaatgatttcattcttGAAAACAAGGGCTATTCGTGGAAAAAAGACAGCTTCATTCTTTgaattttgtgtgtgaaaaagaTAACGTCTTGAAAAAAAGAtggcttgttttaaaaaaaagtatattcttTGAATATGATGAACCCTTCTTGACAAATATGACTTAAATCTTGGAAAAAGAAATACTTCATGCTagtaaaaatatgactattaTCGGTAGAATattaattcttgaaaaaaatacaactattgttggaaaatgacttcattaaaaaaagacttcttGATTAAagatattcattcatcttccgtaccgcttaccctaactccatttatttttgtaaaaaaattgaCTACTGTAGAAAAAGACAACTTTgttctctgaaaaaaaatactaagtaaaatattacttttgtcttgaaaaaagatggtattattcttgaaaaaaataagcctCTTTgcttttaagtttatttttgaaaaagtacTTAAATTTAGACAAAATACGACCTTTTTCATGAAAATTACACCtttatacaattttattctcaaatgttttttttttttttttggggggactatTGTTAGTACAACTCtattaaacttaaaacaaagattcTCATAAGATTGACTTTTATATTCAGCGTTTCACTTAAATTCCATGTCTTAGTGGTGGTTTCCTCTTCTCTCCTGAAAGGTGTCCCTCAGCTCTCCTCCAACCAGAAGCGACATCGACGCAAGAAGCGAGCCAGGATGCTAAAGAACTTCCAACAAGATCCCTGCGGGAAAGACCAGACTTCGCCACCTAAACCCTCCAAACGAGACGTGGAGGAGGACgccccaaagaagaagaagacgacgcaGGAGGAGCCCTCCTCAAAAGAAAACCAGATTCCTCCCAGCACCACCAAGAAAGACAAGAATACAGCTGCCAGTGAGGAGGTTGAAGATGCTGGCAACTCCTTGGAGGACAGGAAAAAGACGACATCAGCTAATGAGGAGGCGGTTGAAGATGTTGGCGACTCCTTCAAGgctgtgaagaagaagaagaagaagagagcaGCCAATGAGGTTGAAGATGTGGCGGGAAATGACTCATTggagatgaagaagaaaaagatggaaGCTGCCCAATGCTATGAGACTCCTGATAGCAGCCACTCATCTGACAAGAAAAAGAGTAcgacatcaaaataaataaaaatgaagtttAATTCCAGTTCTAATTGATCAGAACGCTTAAAGATGCTGGTGGGGTTGTGGGGGGCTAATACTACTAGGTTCAAGAACCTTTGGTGCAGGGGTCTACCCTGCACAATCAGCACAAAGGGCGtaacggtggccgactggttagagcgtcagcctcaccgttctgaggacctgggttcaatccccgaccccgcctgtgtggagtttgcatgttctccccgtgcctgcgtgggttttctcccacaacccaaaaacatgcattaattggaaactctaaattccccttaggtgtgactgtcagtgcgaatggtgtttgtatgtgccctgcgattggctggcaaccagttcagggtgtaccctgcctcctgcctgatgacagctgggataggttccagcacgcccgcgaccctagtgaggagaagcggctcagaaaatggattgatggaatcAGCACACActtacctttgtggctgaccagttccttctgcaccaaTGTATTACATCcgtccatttttaacaaaacaggcttactccAATGTACCTACCACTGTCTAAAAACACATTCAGACTTTcgatcttgaggcgacataatgctGCACGGCTCCCGTGGAGTTTTACAAGACTGGGCGCTATTGTTGAAATTTAGTTCCAGGATAATTCATCAGGGCTCTGAAACGATTCAGGAACCCTTTTAGTTCCGGGAACTAAAAGCACAAAGTACTAAGAATAGGTCATTAAACCAACTCGTTGCTGtacaattagaaaaaaaagaaactggaattatccatccatccattttctgagtcgcttctcctcactagggtcgcgggcgtgctggagcctatcccagctgtcattgggcaggaggcggggtacaccctgaactggttgccagccaattgcagggcacataggcacaaacaaccattcacactcacagtcatgcctacgggcaatttagagtctccaattaatgcatgtttttgggatgtgggaggaaactggagtgcccggagaaaacccacgcaggcacggggagaacatgcaaactccacacaggcggggccggggattgaacccgggtcctcagaactgtgaggctgacactctaaccagttgtccaccgtgccgcgaaaCTGGAATTaaacgagtttaaaaaaaaaaaaagttggcaaAGTTAGcgtaacaataaaaatgttccaCTTGTCCGACAGTAAATGTCTCTGATGTTCATCCTGAACGAGCATTAAAGGAAGTTGACTcaattcttgttgttgttgcagggAGGAAGAAGGTgaaggacaaaatggcggaaGGCGGAGACGCTTAACTCACGGTAAAACGAAGCACCCTAATACCGCGCAAATAGGTGTCCAGTGGCTGTGAAGTTCCAGTTATGTCAATTTGAACTTCTTgcgaaagcaaaaaaacaaaactttgttTCTGAAACAACACGTGTTTGGGCTGAGAAAAACAATAACGGCCATTCAGATTAGGATGCACATTTTCCCCTTTAATACAGTTAGAAagtgagaaaaacaaacaccttcttgaaaaaatattattttgtagaaagaaaaaaaagctcaattCCTAAAAGGGtaaaacttaatttaaaaaaataaataaatgggggggggggggggtgacacaAGCAAGACTTAATTCTTggaaaaatgcaactttattcataaaaaagcagctttattttggaaaaaaaatgctttaattttgaaaaggtacttaatactaaaaaaaaaagtttcttggcaggaggaggggggggggaaggactTCATTCTtaaaaaattatgactttattcttgggaAAATATACTTTATTCCTGAAACGTTACTTtagtctaaaaaataaataatttctttgttttgttttaaaaaataacttcttACAAAAatcttaattaaaaaatatgacttgtaaaattttatgaaaaaaacatgCTATTTTACTTAGTCATGtgtgtcatatttttgtttcagtttgtCTTGAAGACCACTACGATGGACCTGAAAAagacaatacaacaaaaacGTTTGTACCTAAAATGTCACGATCCTAAACAATTAAAtctgtcacacttttttttttttaaatgttgacacGTCTTCCATGTTTCTGTGCTGAGGAAATATTTAAGTTCCGTTAGCCTCGAGCTTTGCTATTTTTGTCGGCTCATTGACCACTTGTGATATATTTCCTGTGACCAGTTCCAATCATTGCATTAAAGggttcatccagccatccatccatttttctgtactgcttatcttcactagggtcgcaggtgtgctggagcctatcccagctatctttgggcgagaggcaggttacaccctgaactggtcgccagccaatcgcagggcacatacaaacaaacaaccattcgcactcacattcacatctaagggcaatttagagtcttcaattaacctaccatgcatgttttttgggatgtgtgaggaaacccacgcaggcacggggagaacatgcaaactccacacaggcgagggcggatttgaatgaacacgggtcctcagatcTGTTACCAGTCGGCTACTGTGCCGCCAATAAAGGGttcatattatattataatgttatgcgcaatacatttgaatcaaatcatttaagtgcagttttttttttttcctttaagtgttgcgttaatgttcaaaatgtgcatGATGTTACATTGGCTTACAATAGACCAAATATTAAAATACTTACGCTGCTTTATTTCCAAATGGTCATTATGATGGTAAATGGagagaaaagtatttttttgagcCAATTTCACCGCGTCAAGAAATATACTATAAAAAACGTCCAAAACTTCATGCACTGACAAAAGCATG
Encoded proteins:
- the LOC133489120 gene encoding myb-like protein V isoform X1; its protein translation is MPCEEDSSLLFLIVQYLKIKGLRAAADVLEEHVSQVEMSNVSLNLQDIYKGWLKMCSPHADQPASGSDAPNEVESEVGADERPPEDNNTNAEAVLGKFCLFMVSFVFCLGSLPFDLALKSEGVEGTNGQAHNGCDSLQPEEEEQTQQEQPEVVMDVKGETSGTLKSNPHQIEATPSPKEATNDCSDDDGNTGSQENRIGLIAQVEMFCANKQQAEVDVLPAAAADVTTERDKEEVVKEASDLTTQLEREDNQTRVLEAPNDGTMAVEGRDHLDVAITLNFEVGEPNACLSEEAAISKKKKTKKKKTAPEEDQKTEQNSLPKNKKGQKRKNEEEEQQEVGDGEGASVKKKKKKRRRREKGRWKEEVPSDGVTGGNAEPQKKLTAQGVPQLSSNQKRHRRKKRARMLKNFQQDPCGKDQTSPPKPSKRDVEEDAPKKKKTTQEEPSSKENQIPPSTTKKDKNTAASEEVEDAGNSLEDRKKTTSANEEAVEDVGDSFKAVKKKKKKRAANEVEDVAGNDSLEMKKKKMEAAQCYETPDSSHSSDKKKRRKKVKDKMAEGGDA
- the LOC133489120 gene encoding myb-like protein V isoform X3 is translated as MPCEEDSSLLFLIVQYLKIKGLRAAADVLEEHVSQVEMSNVSLNLQDIYKGWLKMCSPHADQPASGSDAPNEVESEVGADERPPEDNNTNAEAVLALKSEGVEGTNGQAHNGCDSLQPEEEEQTQQEQPEVVMDVKGETSGTLKSNPHQIEATPSPKEATNDCSDDDGNTGSQENRIGLIAQVEMFCANKQQAEVDVLPAAAADVTTERDKEEVVKEASDLTTQLEREDNQTRVLEAPNDGTMAVEGRDHLDVAITLNFEVGEPNACLSEEAAISKKKKTKKKKTAPEEDQKTEQNSLPKNKKGQKRKNEEEEQQEVGDGEGASVKKKKKKRRRREKGRWKEEVPSDGVTGGNAEPQKKLTAQGVPQLSSNQKRHRRKKRARMLKNFQQDPCGKDQTSPPKPSKRDVEEDAPKKKKTTQEEPSSKENQIPPSTTKKDKNTAASEEVEDAGNSLEDRKKTTSANEEAVEDVGDSFKAVKKKKKKRAANEVEDVAGNDSLEMKKKKMEAAQCYETPDSSHSSDKKKRRKKVKDKMAEGGDA
- the LOC133489120 gene encoding myb-like protein V isoform X2 codes for the protein MPCEEDSSLLFLIVQYLKIKGLRAAADVLEEHVSQVEMSNVSLNLQDIYKGWLKMCSPHADQPASGSDAPNEVESEVGADERPPEDNNTNAEAVLGKFCLFMVSFVFCLGSLPFDLALKSEGVEGTNGQAHNGCDSLQPEEEEQTQQEPEVVMDVKGETSGTLKSNPHQIEATPSPKEATNDCSDDDGNTGSQENRIGLIAQVEMFCANKQQAEVDVLPAAAADVTTERDKEEVVKEASDLTTQLEREDNQTRVLEAPNDGTMAVEGRDHLDVAITLNFEVGEPNACLSEEAAISKKKKTKKKKTAPEEDQKTEQNSLPKNKKGQKRKNEEEEQQEVGDGEGASVKKKKKKRRRREKGRWKEEVPSDGVTGGNAEPQKKLTAQGVPQLSSNQKRHRRKKRARMLKNFQQDPCGKDQTSPPKPSKRDVEEDAPKKKKTTQEEPSSKENQIPPSTTKKDKNTAASEEVEDAGNSLEDRKKTTSANEEAVEDVGDSFKAVKKKKKKRAANEVEDVAGNDSLEMKKKKMEAAQCYETPDSSHSSDKKKRRKKVKDKMAEGGDA
- the LOC133489120 gene encoding uncharacterized protein LOC133489120 isoform X4 codes for the protein MPCEEDSSLLFLIVQYLKIKGLRAAADVLEEHVSQVEMSNVSLNLQDIYKGWLKMCSPHADQPASGSDAPNEVESEVGADERPPEDNNTNAEAVLALKSEGVEGTNGQAHNGCDSLQPEEEEQTQQEPEVVMDVKGETSGTLKSNPHQIEATPSPKEATNDCSDDDGNTGSQENRIGLIAQVEMFCANKQQAEVDVLPAAAADVTTERDKEEVVKEASDLTTQLEREDNQTRVLEAPNDGTMAVEGRDHLDVAITLNFEVGEPNACLSEEAAISKKKKTKKKKTAPEEDQKTEQNSLPKNKKGQKRKNEEEEQQEVGDGEGASVKKKKKKRRRREKGRWKEEVPSDGVTGGNAEPQKKLTAQGVPQLSSNQKRHRRKKRARMLKNFQQDPCGKDQTSPPKPSKRDVEEDAPKKKKTTQEEPSSKENQIPPSTTKKDKNTAASEEVEDAGNSLEDRKKTTSANEEAVEDVGDSFKAVKKKKKKRAANEVEDVAGNDSLEMKKKKMEAAQCYETPDSSHSSDKKKRRKKVKDKMAEGGDA